The following proteins are encoded in a genomic region of Grus americana isolate bGruAme1 chromosome 35, bGruAme1.mat, whole genome shotgun sequence:
- the DPF2 gene encoding zinc finger protein ubi-d4 isoform X2, which yields MAAVVQNVVKLLGEQYYRDAMEQCHNYNARLCAERSVRLPFLDSQTGVAQSNCYIWMEKRHRGPGLAAGQLYSYPARRWRKKRRAHPPEDPRLSFPSIKPDADQTLKKEGLISQDGSSLEALLRTDPLEKRALPDPRIDDDSLGEFPVTNSRARKRILEPDDFLDDLDDEDYEEDTPKRRGKGKAKGKGVGGARKKLDTAILEDRDKPYACDICGKRYKNRPGLSYHYAHSHLAEEEGDDKDDSQPPTPVSQRSEEQKSKKGPDGLALPNNYCDFCLGDSKINKKTGQPEELVSCSDCGRSGHPSCLQFTPVMMAAVKTYRWQCIECKCCNICGTSENDDQLLFCDDCDRGYHMYCLTPPMSEPPEGSWSCHLCLDLLKEKASIYQNQNNS from the exons ATGGCGGCGGTGGTACAGAATGTGGTGAAGCT CCTCGGGGAGCAGTACTACAGGGATGCCATGGAGCAGTGCCACAACTACAACGCCCGGCTCTGTGCCGAGAGGAGCGTCCGCCTCCCTTTCCTCGACTCGCAGACCGGCGTGGCCCAAAGCAACTGCTACATCTGGATGGAAAAACGTCACCGAGGACCAG ggtTAGCCGCTGGGCAGCTTTATTCCTACCCCGCGCGTCGCTGGCGGAAGAAACGCCGTGCTCATCCTCCCGAGGACCCGAGGCTTTCCTTCCCTTCTATCAAACCAG ACGCTGATCAGACCCTAAAGAAGGAAGGGTTGATCTCTCAGGACGGCAGCAGCCTGGAAGCCCTGTTGAGGACTGACCCGTTGGAGAAACGTGCTCTTCCGGATCCCCGTATCGACGACGACAGCCTGGGCGAGTTCCCTGTCACCAACAGCCGTGCGCGGAAG CGGATTCTGGAGCCGGATGACTTTCTGGATGATTTGGATGATGAAGACTACGAAGAAGATACGCCGAAacggagggggaaggggaaagccAAG ggAAAAGGTGTTGGAGGGGCTCGCAAGAAACTGGACACAGCTATATTAGAAGACCGGGATAAACCCTACGCTTGCGACA TTTGTGGGAAACGATACAAGAACCGGCCAGGATTGAGCTACCACTACGCTCATTCCCACCTGGCTGAGGAAGAAGGCGACGACAAAGACGATTCGCAACCCCCCACTCCCGTCTCGCAGCGAtcagaggaacagaaat CCAAGAAAGGACCTGACGGCTTAGCTTTGCCCAACAATTACTGCGATTTCTGCCTGGGAGACTCCAAAATCAACAAGAAAACCGGGCAACCGGAAGAATTGGTCTCGTGCTCGGACTGTGGGCGATCag ggcatccctcctgcctgcagttCACCCCGGTGATGATGGCGGCCGTCAAGACGTATCGCTGGCAGTGCATCGAGTGCAAGTGCTGCAACATCTGCGGCACCTCCGAGAATGAC GACCAGCTTCTCTTCTGTGACGACTGCGACCGTGGTTACCACATGTACTGCCTCACCCCCCCCATGTCGGAGCCACCTGAAG
- the DPF2 gene encoding zinc finger protein ubi-d4 isoform X1 — MAAVVQNVVKLLGEQYYRDAMEQCHNYNARLCAERSVRLPFLDSQTGVAQSNCYIWMEKRHRGPGLAAGQLYSYPARRWRKKRRAHPPEDPRLSFPSIKPDADQTLKKEGLISQDGSSLEALLRTDPLEKRALPDPRIDDDSLGEFPVTNSRARKRILEPDDFLDDLDDEDYEEDTPKRRGKGKAKGKGVGGARKKLDTAILEDRDKPYACDNSYKQKHTLKPPDRVCGKRYKNRPGLSYHYAHSHLAEEEGDDKDDSQPPTPVSQRSEEQKSKKGPDGLALPNNYCDFCLGDSKINKKTGQPEELVSCSDCGRSGHPSCLQFTPVMMAAVKTYRWQCIECKCCNICGTSENDDQLLFCDDCDRGYHMYCLTPPMSEPPEGSWSCHLCLDLLKEKASIYQNQNNS; from the exons ATGGCGGCGGTGGTACAGAATGTGGTGAAGCT CCTCGGGGAGCAGTACTACAGGGATGCCATGGAGCAGTGCCACAACTACAACGCCCGGCTCTGTGCCGAGAGGAGCGTCCGCCTCCCTTTCCTCGACTCGCAGACCGGCGTGGCCCAAAGCAACTGCTACATCTGGATGGAAAAACGTCACCGAGGACCAG ggtTAGCCGCTGGGCAGCTTTATTCCTACCCCGCGCGTCGCTGGCGGAAGAAACGCCGTGCTCATCCTCCCGAGGACCCGAGGCTTTCCTTCCCTTCTATCAAACCAG ACGCTGATCAGACCCTAAAGAAGGAAGGGTTGATCTCTCAGGACGGCAGCAGCCTGGAAGCCCTGTTGAGGACTGACCCGTTGGAGAAACGTGCTCTTCCGGATCCCCGTATCGACGACGACAGCCTGGGCGAGTTCCCTGTCACCAACAGCCGTGCGCGGAAG CGGATTCTGGAGCCGGATGACTTTCTGGATGATTTGGATGATGAAGACTACGAAGAAGATACGCCGAAacggagggggaaggggaaagccAAG ggAAAAGGTGTTGGAGGGGCTCGCAAGAAACTGGACACAGCTATATTAGAAGACCGGGATAAACCCTACGCTTGCGACA atAGTTACAAACAAAAGCATACCTTGAAACCTCCCGATCGAG TTTGTGGGAAACGATACAAGAACCGGCCAGGATTGAGCTACCACTACGCTCATTCCCACCTGGCTGAGGAAGAAGGCGACGACAAAGACGATTCGCAACCCCCCACTCCCGTCTCGCAGCGAtcagaggaacagaaat CCAAGAAAGGACCTGACGGCTTAGCTTTGCCCAACAATTACTGCGATTTCTGCCTGGGAGACTCCAAAATCAACAAGAAAACCGGGCAACCGGAAGAATTGGTCTCGTGCTCGGACTGTGGGCGATCag ggcatccctcctgcctgcagttCACCCCGGTGATGATGGCGGCCGTCAAGACGTATCGCTGGCAGTGCATCGAGTGCAAGTGCTGCAACATCTGCGGCACCTCCGAGAATGAC GACCAGCTTCTCTTCTGTGACGACTGCGACCGTGGTTACCACATGTACTGCCTCACCCCCCCCATGTCGGAGCCACCTGAAG
- the CDC42EP2 gene encoding cdc42 effector protein 2, producing the protein MSTKVPIYLKRGSRKGKKEKLRDILSSDMISPPLGDFRHTIHIGSGGESDMFGDISFLQGKFHLLPRTEGSFDSDKDSPDATPFEFSRTATISGREQPSSETSSPLLKNAISLPVIGGLQALMLPSAQAPPKPPRLHLDDKTPPARSREGGEDDEGGSAAPLPHPCASRITAPTNGFTEEKGNAESPFLSHAGSLLSLHVDLGPSILEDVLQVMEKHQAERVGGSIQDSGRQEILT; encoded by the coding sequence ATGTCCACCAAGGTGCCGATCTACCTGAAAAGGGGcagcaggaaggggaagaaggagaagcTCCGTGACATCCTCTCCTCTGACATGATCAGTCCGCCCTTGGGGGACTTTAGGCACACAATTCACATCGGTAGCGGTGGGGAGAGCGACATGTTTGGGGACATCTCCTTTCTTCAAGGCAAGTTTCATCTCCTCCCAAGGACTGAAGGCAGCTTTGACTCTGACAAGGACAGCCCCGATGCAACGCCGTTTGAATTCTCCAGGACAGCCACCATCTCCGGCCGTGAGCAACCGTCCTCAGAGACTTCATCTCCTCTCCTCAAAAATGCCATCTCCCTGCCCGTCatcggggggctgcaggcattGATGTTGCCCTCGGCACAAGCTCCCCCGAAACCGCCACGCTTGCACCTCGATGACAAAACCCCGCCGGCACGAAGCCGGGAAGGTGGGGAGGACGATGAGGGTGGGAGCGCCGCCCCGTTGCCGCATCCTTGTGCATCACGTATCACTGCCCCGACAAACGGCTTCACTGAGGAGAAGGGCAATGCTGAGTCACCCTTCCTCTCCCACGCCggctcccttctctccctccacGTGGATTTGGGGCCATCCATTTTGGAGGACGTCCTGCAAGTGATGGAGAAACATCAAGCAGAGAGAGTGGGTGGATCTATACAGGACTCGGGCAGGCAGGAAATCTTGACGTGA
- the POLA2 gene encoding DNA polymerase alpha subunit B: MAEPVAEPTLAEAVLRELGLFELRCQGEDVSARLVELCLTHRLDPVTLANELLAFVTSKDFDTQLSADRLDAFEHEVLVKRSSRVPRKRDNRYGGLHDIRSLQELLDEEEEDELLDAYTTPSKGSQKRSNSTPENPRPKRTLSSRSPYTLFSPNSFSPGVTPSQKYTSRSSRGEVVASFGSVHGPSWNGGGGRGCTLKLFGSPEENLTKNYKFMFQKAFDIREALSWRIEELGDVLKSHHHLGDFASVLLPAQEPVTVLGQIGCDSNGKLNAQSVVLEGDREHSSGGQIPLDLSELKEYSLFPGQIVALEGTNTTGRRMVVSKVYEGVPLPFHAPLEPAPEQRMVLVACGPYTTSDSIAYDPLADLIDVIGRDRPDVCILFGPFVDAKHEQVENCQLLGSFAEVFKLCLKTIIEGTRSASSQLVFVPSSRDVHHDYVYPQPPFSYPELPRDDKPRVRFVSDPCTLDIDGVVFGLTSTDLLFHMGAEEISSLSGISDRFTRILKHILMQRSYYPLYPPSEELNVDYESFYTYGSLPVTPDILVTPSELRYFVKDVLGCVCINPGRLTKGQVGGTYGRLYIQREDTEGERKSPCVAAQVVKI; the protein is encoded by the exons ATGGCGGAGCCGGTGGCGGAGCCGACGTTGGCCGAGGCGGTTCTGCGGGAGTTGGGGCTCTTCGAGCTGCGCTGCCAGGGCGAGGACGTGTCCGCCAGGC TGGTGGAGCTGTGTCTGACCCACAGGCTGGACCCGGTGACGTTGGCTAACGAGCTGTTGGCCTTCGTCACCAGCAAAGACTTCGACACCCAACTCTCCGCCGACCGCCTCGACGCCTTTGAACACGAG gtcCTTGTCAAACGGAGCAGCAGGGTCCCCCGGAAGAGGGACAACCGCTATGGTGGTCTCCACGACATCCGTTCCCTCCAGGAGCT CCTTgacgaggaagaggaggatgagctGCTGGATGCTTACACCACTCCATCCAAG GGTTCCCAAAAACGGAGCAATTCCACCCCGGAAAACCCCCGGCCCAAGCGGACCCtctcctcccgcagcccctACACGCTTTTTTCTCCCAACAGCTTCTCCCCAGG CGTCACCCCCTCCCAAAAATATACCTCGCGGAGCAGCCGGGGTGAAGTTGTGGCCTCGTTCGGCTCCGTCCACGGTCCCTCCTGGAACGGTGGCGGCGGTCGCGGTTGTACCCTGAAACTTTTTGGTTCCCCGGAAGAAAATTTAACGAAAAACTACAAATTTATGTTCCAAAAAGCATTTGATATTCGGGAAG CGCTGTCTTGGAGGATCGAGGAGCTCGGTGACGTGCTGAAGAGTCACCATCACCTGGGCGACTTTGCCTCGGTGTTACTCCCGGCGCAG GAACCGGTGACGGTGCTGGGTCAGATCGGCTGCGACAGCAACGGGAAGCTCAACGCCCAGTCGGTGGTGCTGGAGGGTGACCGAGAACACTCCTCCGGCGGACAAATCCCCCTCGACCTCTCGGAGCTGAAGGAATATTCCCTCTTTCCCGGCCAG ATCGTGGCGCTGGAGGGGACCAACACCACCGGGAGGAGGATGGTAGTCTCGAAAGTCTACGAG GGGGTACCACTTCCCTTCCATGCGCCGCTGGAGCCGGCTCCAG aGCAGCGGATGGTGCTGGTGGCCTGCGGGCCCTACACCACCTCCGACAGCATCGCCTACGACCCGCTCGCTGACCTCATCGACGTGATCGGCCGTGACCGCCCCGATGTCTGCATCCTG TTTGGGCCGTTCGTGGATGCCAAGCACGAACAAGTGGAG AATTGTCAGCTCCTGGGGTCCTTCGCCGAGGTCTTCAAGCTCTGCCTGAAGACAATAATCGAAGGGACGAGAAG CGCCAGCTCGCAGCTCGTCTTCGTCCCCTCGTCGCGGGACGTGCACCACGACTACGTCTACCCCCAGCCGCCCTTCTCGTACCCTGAGCTGCCAAGGGACGACAAACCG CGCGTGCGCTTCGTCTCGGACCCCTGCACCCTCGACATCGACGGCGTCGTTTTCGGCCTGACCTCCACCGACCTCCTCTTCCACATGGGTGCCGAGGAGATCagcag CTTATCCGGGATCTCGGACAGGTTCACGCGAATCCTCAAGCACATCCTGATGCAGAGGAG TTACTACCCGCTGTACCCCCCCTCAGAGGAGCTGAATGTCGACTACGAGAGCTTCTACACCTACGGCTCGTTACCTGTCACACCGGACATCCTCGTAACCCCCTCAGAGCTGCGGTACTTCGTTAAG GATGTGCTGGGCTGCGTTTGTATCAATCCTGGCCGGCTGACGAAGGGCCAGGTCGGGGGTACCTATGGCCGCCTGTACATACAGCGGGAAGACACCGAGGGCGAGCGGAAGAGTCCGTGTGTAGCCGCTCAAGTCGTTAAAATCTAA
- the CAPN1 gene encoding calpain-1 catalytic subunit isoform X1 has protein sequence MAEEPIVPVYCTGVSAQVQRQRAKALGLGQHENAVRYLGQDYGRLVEECRRSGTLFRDQTFPPVPTSLGFRELGPGTAKTHGVQWKRPTELCPRPQFIVDGATRTDICQGALGDCWLLAAIASLTLNETLLHRVVPHGQSFQHGYTGIFHFQIWQFGEWLDVVVDDYLPTKDGKLLFVHSAEGTEFWSALLEKAYAKVNGCYEALAGGSTSEGFEDFTGGVTEWYDLRKPPSDLYQIILKALERGSLLGCSIDITSAFDMEAVTFKKLVKGHAYSVTGAKQINYRGQSLGLIRMRNPWGEVEWTGPWSDSSSEWNAVEPALRQQLMVKMEDGEFWMSFRDFLREFTRLEICNLTPDALQSRKFRKWNTRLYDGTWRRGSTAGGCRNYPATFWINPQFKIQLEEVDDDGDEGGRREPGCSFLLALMQKHRRRERRYGKDMETIGFAVYEVPPEHVGKSGVHLKREFFLANASRARSEQFINLREVSTRFRLPPGEYIVVPSTFEPNKEGDFVLRVFSEKKAGTEEMDDKIQATLPDEKVLSESQIDDNFKQLFKQLAGADMEISVVELQTILNRIIGKHKDLRTKGFSTESCRSMVNLMDKDGNGKLGLVEFNVLWNRIRNYLAVFRKFDLDKSGSMSAYEMRMALEAAGYKLNKKLHELIITRYAEPDLAIDFDNFVCCLVRLETMFRFFQAMDVDQDGVVTFDLLQWLQLTMFA, from the exons atGGCAGAGGAACCGATCGTACCGGTGTACTGCACCGGCGTTTCGGCGCAGGTACAACGGCAGCGGGCGAAGGCGTTGGGGTTGGGTCAGCACGAGAACGCGGTGCGGTACCTGGGACAAGACTACGGGCGGTTGGTGGAGGAATGTCGGCGTTCCGGCACGCTTTTCCGCGACCAAACCTTCCCACCGGTTCCCACTTCCCTCGGATTCCGCGAACTCGGTCCCGGCACCGCCAAAACTCACGGCGTCCAATGGAAGAGGCCGACG GAGCTGTGTCCGCGCCCGCAGTTCATCGTGGACGGGGCCACGCGCACCGACATCTGCCAGGGAGCGCTGG GTGACTGCTGGCTGCTGGCGGCCATCGCCTCCCTCACGCTCAACGAGACCCTCCTTCACCGCGTGGTGCCGCACGGGCAGAGCTTCCAGCACGGCTACACCGGCATCTTCCACTTCCAG atTTGGCAATTCGGCGAGTGGCTGGACGTGGTGGTGGACGACTACCTGCCCACCAAAGACGGCAAGCTGCTCTTCGTTCACTCTGCTGAAGGCACCGAATTCTGGAGCGCCTTGCTGGAGAAAGCCTACGCCAA GGTGAACGGCTGCTACGAGGCGTTGGCCGGCGGCAGCACCTCGGAGGGGTTCGAGGATTTCACCGGCGGCGTGACGGAGTGGTACGACCTGCGCAAGCCCCCCAGCGATCTCTACCAAATCATTCTCAAAGCGCTGGAGCGCGGTTCCTTGCTCGGCTGCTCCATCGAC ATAACGAGCGCCTTTGACATGGAGGCGGTGACGTTcaagaagctggtgaagggacaCGCGTACTCGGTGACGGGGGCCAAGCAG ATCAACTACCGCGGCCAGTCCCTGGGCCTGATCCGTATGCGCAATCCCTGGGGAGAAGTGGAATGGACAGGTCCCTGGAGCGACAG CTCATCCGAGTGGAACGCGGTGGAGCCAGCACTGAGGCAGCAGCTGATGGTGAAAATGGAAGATGGTGAATTTTg gaTGTCCTTCCGGGATTTCCTCCGGGAATTCACCCGCCTGGAGATCTGTAACCTCACCCCAGACGCTCTCCAATCCCGCAAATTCCGCAAGTGGAACACGCGGCTCTACGACGGGACGTGGCGGCGCGGCAGCACGGCCGGTGGTTGTAGGAACTACCCCG ccacTTTTTGGATAAACCCGCAGTTTAAGATCCAGCTGGAGGAGGTGGATGATGACGGCGACGAGGGCGGCAGGCGCGAACCCGGCTGCAGCTTCCTCCTGGCGCTGATGCAAAAACACCGCCGCCGCGAACGCCGCTACGGCAAGGACATGGAGACCATCGGATTCGCCGTCTACGAG GTTCCTCCCGAG CACGTGGGGAAATCGGGTGTTCACCTGAAACGGGAATTCTTCCTGGCCAACGCCTCGCGCGCTCGCTCGGAGCAGTTCATCAACCTGCGGGAGGTGAGCACCCGGTTCCGGTTACCGCCGGGGGAATACATCGTGGTACCCTCCACCTTCGAACCCAACAAGGAAGGAGATTTCGTTCTCCGCGTCTTCTCCGAAAAGAAAGCCGGCACCGA GGAAATGGATGACAAGATCCAGGCCACGCTGCCAGATGAG aaagTGCTTTCCGAAAGCCAAATCGATGACAACTTCAAGCAGCTCTTCAAACAGCTGGCGGGGGCG GACATGGAGATCAGCGTCGTGGAGCTTCAGACCATCCTCAACCGGATCATCGGCAAAC ATAAAGATCTCCGGACCAAAGGCTTCAGCACGGAGTCGTGCCGTAGCATGGTCAACCTCATGGAT AAAGACGGCAACGGGAAGTTGGGGCTGGTGGAGTTCAACGTCTTGTGGAACAGAATCCGCAACTACCTG GCCGTCTTCCGCAAATTTGACCTGGATAAGTCGGGGAGCATGAGCGCCTATGAGATGCGGATGGCGCTGGAAGCGGCAG GTTATAAATTGAACAAAAAGCTGCACGAACTGATCATCACCCGCTACGCGGAGCCCGATCTGGCCATCGACTTCGACAACTTTGTCTGCTGCCTCGTGCGTCTGGAGACCATGTTCC GCTTTTTCCAAGCGATGGACGTGGACCAGGACGGTGTCGTCACCTTTGACTTGCTGCAG TGGCTACAGCTCACCATGTTTGCCTGA
- the CAPN1 gene encoding calpain-1 catalytic subunit isoform X2 has product MAEEPIVPVYCTGVSAQVQRQRAKALGLGQHENAVRYLGQDYGRLVEECRRSGTLFRDQTFPPVPTSLGFRELGPGTAKTHGVQWKRPTELCPRPQFIVDGATRTDICQGALGDCWLLAAIASLTLNETLLHRVVPHGQSFQHGYTGIFHFQIWQFGEWLDVVVDDYLPTKDGKLLFVHSAEGTEFWSALLEKAYAKVNGCYEALAGGSTSEGFEDFTGGVTEWYDLRKPPSDLYQIILKALERGSLLGCSIDITSAFDMEAVTFKKLVKGHAYSVTGAKQINYRGQSLGLIRMRNPWGEVEWTGPWSDSSSEWNAVEPALRQQLMVKMEDGEFWMSFRDFLREFTRLEICNLTPDALQSRKFRKWNTRLYDGTWRRGSTAGGCRNYPATFWINPQFKIQLEEVDDDGDEGGRREPGCSFLLALMQKHRRRERRYGKDMETIGFAVYEVPPEHVGKSGVHLKREFFLANASRARSEQFINLREVSTRFRLPPGEYIVVPSTFEPNKEGDFVLRVFSEKKAGTEEMDDKIQATLPDEKVLSESQIDDNFKQLFKQLAGADMEISVVELQTILNRIIGKHKDLRTKGFSTESCRSMVNLMDTATGSWGWWSSTSCGTESATTWPSSANLTWISRGA; this is encoded by the exons atGGCAGAGGAACCGATCGTACCGGTGTACTGCACCGGCGTTTCGGCGCAGGTACAACGGCAGCGGGCGAAGGCGTTGGGGTTGGGTCAGCACGAGAACGCGGTGCGGTACCTGGGACAAGACTACGGGCGGTTGGTGGAGGAATGTCGGCGTTCCGGCACGCTTTTCCGCGACCAAACCTTCCCACCGGTTCCCACTTCCCTCGGATTCCGCGAACTCGGTCCCGGCACCGCCAAAACTCACGGCGTCCAATGGAAGAGGCCGACG GAGCTGTGTCCGCGCCCGCAGTTCATCGTGGACGGGGCCACGCGCACCGACATCTGCCAGGGAGCGCTGG GTGACTGCTGGCTGCTGGCGGCCATCGCCTCCCTCACGCTCAACGAGACCCTCCTTCACCGCGTGGTGCCGCACGGGCAGAGCTTCCAGCACGGCTACACCGGCATCTTCCACTTCCAG atTTGGCAATTCGGCGAGTGGCTGGACGTGGTGGTGGACGACTACCTGCCCACCAAAGACGGCAAGCTGCTCTTCGTTCACTCTGCTGAAGGCACCGAATTCTGGAGCGCCTTGCTGGAGAAAGCCTACGCCAA GGTGAACGGCTGCTACGAGGCGTTGGCCGGCGGCAGCACCTCGGAGGGGTTCGAGGATTTCACCGGCGGCGTGACGGAGTGGTACGACCTGCGCAAGCCCCCCAGCGATCTCTACCAAATCATTCTCAAAGCGCTGGAGCGCGGTTCCTTGCTCGGCTGCTCCATCGAC ATAACGAGCGCCTTTGACATGGAGGCGGTGACGTTcaagaagctggtgaagggacaCGCGTACTCGGTGACGGGGGCCAAGCAG ATCAACTACCGCGGCCAGTCCCTGGGCCTGATCCGTATGCGCAATCCCTGGGGAGAAGTGGAATGGACAGGTCCCTGGAGCGACAG CTCATCCGAGTGGAACGCGGTGGAGCCAGCACTGAGGCAGCAGCTGATGGTGAAAATGGAAGATGGTGAATTTTg gaTGTCCTTCCGGGATTTCCTCCGGGAATTCACCCGCCTGGAGATCTGTAACCTCACCCCAGACGCTCTCCAATCCCGCAAATTCCGCAAGTGGAACACGCGGCTCTACGACGGGACGTGGCGGCGCGGCAGCACGGCCGGTGGTTGTAGGAACTACCCCG ccacTTTTTGGATAAACCCGCAGTTTAAGATCCAGCTGGAGGAGGTGGATGATGACGGCGACGAGGGCGGCAGGCGCGAACCCGGCTGCAGCTTCCTCCTGGCGCTGATGCAAAAACACCGCCGCCGCGAACGCCGCTACGGCAAGGACATGGAGACCATCGGATTCGCCGTCTACGAG GTTCCTCCCGAG CACGTGGGGAAATCGGGTGTTCACCTGAAACGGGAATTCTTCCTGGCCAACGCCTCGCGCGCTCGCTCGGAGCAGTTCATCAACCTGCGGGAGGTGAGCACCCGGTTCCGGTTACCGCCGGGGGAATACATCGTGGTACCCTCCACCTTCGAACCCAACAAGGAAGGAGATTTCGTTCTCCGCGTCTTCTCCGAAAAGAAAGCCGGCACCGA GGAAATGGATGACAAGATCCAGGCCACGCTGCCAGATGAG aaagTGCTTTCCGAAAGCCAAATCGATGACAACTTCAAGCAGCTCTTCAAACAGCTGGCGGGGGCG GACATGGAGATCAGCGTCGTGGAGCTTCAGACCATCCTCAACCGGATCATCGGCAAAC ATAAAGATCTCCGGACCAAAGGCTTCAGCACGGAGTCGTGCCGTAGCATGGTCAACCTCATGGAT ACGGCAACGGGAAGTTGGGGCTGGTGGAGTTCAACGTCTTGTGGAACAGAATCCGCAACTACCTG GCCGTCTTCCGCAAATTTGACCTGGATAAGTCGGGGAGCATGA
- the SPDYC gene encoding speedy protein C — MKPLPSPAPPGSKRPPPSSTRTWGAARQPPNILHLHRQEREAFFTLLDDNVVQEFLSMDVCCRISDKYLLAMALTYFKRAGLSTSEYTRINLFTALYLANDMEEDEEEHKYQIFPWALGRRWRRLFPWFLRRRDRLWARMNYRAVVSRHCCEEVMATEPLHWAWSRERPPHHSGATRPYGRDPQNPPGPPTCLRCACPPACTLPAAARTHHEEEEEEEEDPTAWTQDVFILRRRSGFLLPDCAKTH; from the exons ATGaagcccctcccctccccagcccccccaggcaGCAagagacccccccccagcagcacccgaACGTGGGGGGCTGCCAGGCAGCCCCCCAACATCCTCCACCTGCACCGCCAGGAGCGAGAAGCCTTCTTCACCCTGCTGG ATGACAACGTGGTGCAGGAGTTCCTGTCGATGGATGTCTGCTGCAGGATTTCCGATAAG TACCTGCTGGCAATGGCGCTGACGTACTTCAAGCGAGCCGGCCTGTCCACCAGCGAGTACACCCGCATCAACCTCTTCACTGCCCT gTACCTGGCGAACGACatggaggaggatgaggaggagcaCAAGTACCAGATCTTCCCCTGGGCGCTGGGCCGGCGCTGGCGGCGGCTCTTCCCCTGGTTTCTCCGGCGTCGCGACCGTCTCTGGGCTCGGATGAATTACCGGGCGGTTGTCAGTCGGCACTGCTGCGAGGAG GTGATGGCAACGGAGCCCTTGCACTGGGCCTGGTCGCGGGAGCGTCCCCCCCACCACAGCGGGGCCACGCGTCCCTACGGccgggacccccaaaacccGCCCGGCCCCCCCACCTGCCTGCGCTGCgcctgcccccctgcctgcaccctgcctgctgctgcccgcaCCCAccacgaggaggaggaggaggaggaagaagatcCCACTGCCTGGACGCAGGACGTCTTCATCCTGCGGCGGCGCAGCGGGTTCCTGCTCCCTGATTGTGCCAAAACCCAttga